A DNA window from Synergistaceae bacterium contains the following coding sequences:
- a CDS encoding aspartate/glutamate racemase family protein, protein MSARPEKVLGVLGGMGPAACAEFLRILARDCPAENDSQHPKIIMLSDPETPDRSDGLMGLGPDPLPVIRRNLLQLVKWGADVLAVPCNTAHYFIDRFRDELPVPLIHIVEATVEAAKELSQGNCSWLLATDGTQKSMIYPECAQRMNYHFLKPSPNQQERVQLCVRKVKAGDMKTAGEIMNDVVRELWRERDVPVTMGCTELPLAYEASGLPCERQVSSLKALSEACIRVLYGA, encoded by the coding sequence GAAAAAGTGTTAGGCGTTCTCGGCGGAATGGGTCCGGCTGCCTGCGCTGAATTTCTCCGAATACTCGCCCGCGACTGTCCCGCCGAAAATGACTCACAGCACCCGAAAATCATAATGCTGTCTGACCCTGAGACACCCGACAGGAGCGACGGCCTCATGGGACTCGGCCCTGACCCCCTGCCCGTGATTCGTCGCAACCTTCTTCAGCTCGTGAAATGGGGGGCGGATGTTCTCGCTGTCCCCTGCAACACCGCGCACTACTTCATTGACCGCTTCAGGGATGAATTGCCCGTGCCGTTAATCCACATCGTAGAAGCTACCGTTGAGGCCGCAAAGGAATTGAGTCAGGGTAATTGCTCGTGGCTTCTTGCGACTGACGGGACACAGAAGAGCATGATTTACCCGGAGTGTGCGCAGAGAATGAATTATCACTTCCTGAAGCCGTCCCCGAATCAGCAGGAGAGAGTCCAGCTCTGTGTGAGGAAGGTAAAAGCCGGAGACATGAAAACGGCGGGGGAGATCATGAATGATGTTGTCCGTGAATTGTGGCGGGAGCGTGATGTTCCTGTTACGATGGGCTGCACTGAATTGCCGCTTGCGTATGAGGCTTCCGGGCTTCCGTGTGAAAGGCAGGTTTCGAGCCTAAAGGCACTGAGTGAGGCATGTATCCGTGTGCTTTACGGGGCTTGA